A single window of Cellulomonas sp. NTE-D12 DNA harbors:
- a CDS encoding phosphoribosyltransferase family protein — protein MPTDAPTWLRRAAVELLGLVLPVACAGCGLDDQSWCGDCAALLRRPAWRCEDRAGRLDRLDGRTPPWWAVADFTGPVRRAVTAWKDHGRTDLTQPFTAALRNAARAAVPVLAGAAPVLVVPLPSTAAARRTRGWVPAGVLAAAVADELACRGVRATAAGVLRRSPGADQSGLSARARSRNLAGHVHVRARAQVAGARVLLVDDVLTTGATAAAAADVLGAAGARVVAGVVLASTPPPGRLVAGAEAR, from the coding sequence GTGCCGACCGATGCGCCGACCTGGTTGCGCCGCGCCGCCGTCGAGCTGCTCGGCCTCGTCCTGCCCGTCGCGTGCGCCGGTTGCGGTCTCGACGACCAGTCCTGGTGCGGCGACTGCGCCGCGCTGCTGCGACGGCCGGCCTGGCGGTGCGAGGACCGCGCCGGCCGGCTGGACCGGCTCGACGGCAGGACGCCGCCGTGGTGGGCCGTCGCCGACTTCACCGGACCGGTGCGCCGCGCCGTCACCGCCTGGAAGGACCACGGCCGCACCGACCTGACCCAACCGTTCACCGCAGCTCTTCGGAACGCCGCCCGGGCCGCCGTGCCGGTGCTGGCCGGCGCGGCCCCGGTGCTGGTCGTGCCCCTGCCGTCCACCGCCGCAGCCCGGCGCACCCGCGGATGGGTCCCCGCCGGCGTGCTCGCCGCAGCGGTGGCGGACGAGCTGGCGTGCCGCGGCGTCCGCGCGACGGCGGCCGGCGTCCTGCGTCGGTCGCCCGGCGCGGACCAGTCGGGGCTGTCGGCGCGCGCGCGATCACGCAACCTCGCAGGTCACGTGCACGTTCGAGCTCGCGCGCAGGTCGCGGGCGCGCGCGTGCTGCTGGTAGACGACGTGCTGACCACGGGCGCGACCGCGGCCGCTGCGGCTGACGTGCTCGGTGCAGCGGGGGCGCGGGTCGTGGCCGGCGTCGTCCTCGCCTCGACACCCCCGCCCGGTCGCTTGGTGGCCGGAGCGGAGGCGCGTTAG
- a CDS encoding LpqB family beta-propeller domain-containing protein: MSMPQRLRAALAAAAVLVVAACSAIPTQGAVQKGDARVPEGDPVVVVAEGPAPNADPVSIVEGFLLAGSAGLSGDFVDFVAAREFLTPDARSSWDPLGSVVVASATQVQRTSDTQVTVEVQVAGKVDADGRYTEASADGRESVTFDMVQDSRQQWRIGGTPKGLILSQGAFTSRFRAAQLYFLSPDSQVLVPETRWYPSRNLPTSVVKGLLAGPSPWLRDAVRTAVPDGVQLKPEAVTVDADGVAEVDLEPARTVQAADRGLLLAQLQQSLQLPQVRSVVVRAGAAGVPLDGATSLPTSAVGDPVMIQGDALVSLVNGALQPVAGVGSLAGLDARSPARSADGSVQVLLSGTDRLVLAPTATAPARVLMSGAGLAAPSVDRRGWIWTATGGSVLAVTPAGSQVTLTAPWLVGRSVKALAVARDGTRVAVVSDGPDGVAIDVAGVVRDASGAPQQLSTPVRAGASVADARQVVWADAVTLGVLGGGGGPSTLRLVPVGGQSEPLPDVADAASIASGVGERSMLVATHAGELLRYDGRTWVPVQGATGVHDPAYPG, translated from the coding sequence ATGAGCATGCCGCAGCGGCTGCGCGCCGCCCTGGCGGCGGCGGCCGTGCTGGTGGTCGCCGCGTGCAGCGCCATCCCGACGCAGGGTGCGGTGCAGAAGGGTGATGCGCGCGTCCCGGAGGGGGACCCCGTCGTCGTGGTGGCCGAGGGTCCGGCTCCCAACGCGGACCCCGTCTCCATCGTGGAGGGCTTCCTGCTCGCCGGCTCCGCCGGGCTGTCCGGGGACTTCGTCGACTTCGTCGCCGCACGGGAGTTCCTGACCCCGGACGCCCGCTCCAGCTGGGACCCGCTCGGCAGCGTCGTCGTCGCCTCCGCCACGCAGGTGCAGCGCACGTCGGACACCCAGGTGACCGTCGAGGTGCAGGTGGCCGGCAAGGTGGACGCCGACGGGCGCTACACGGAGGCCTCCGCCGACGGTCGTGAGTCGGTGACGTTCGACATGGTGCAGGACAGCCGGCAGCAGTGGCGGATCGGCGGGACGCCCAAGGGGCTGATCCTGTCCCAGGGCGCCTTCACCTCCCGGTTCCGTGCCGCCCAGCTGTACTTCCTGTCGCCCGACTCGCAGGTGCTCGTCCCGGAGACCCGGTGGTACCCGTCGCGGAACCTGCCGACCTCGGTGGTCAAGGGCCTGCTCGCCGGCCCCTCACCTTGGCTGCGGGACGCGGTCCGCACCGCCGTGCCGGACGGCGTCCAGCTCAAGCCGGAGGCGGTCACGGTGGACGCCGACGGCGTCGCGGAGGTCGACCTCGAGCCGGCCCGGACGGTGCAGGCCGCCGACCGCGGGTTGCTGCTGGCGCAGCTGCAGCAGTCGCTGCAGCTGCCGCAGGTGCGGTCCGTCGTCGTGCGGGCCGGCGCCGCGGGCGTGCCGCTCGACGGCGCCACGTCCCTGCCCACGTCGGCGGTCGGCGACCCGGTGATGATCCAGGGTGATGCCCTGGTCAGCCTGGTGAACGGGGCGCTCCAGCCGGTGGCCGGCGTCGGCTCGCTCGCGGGTCTCGACGCTCGCAGCCCGGCACGCAGCGCCGACGGGTCGGTGCAGGTGCTGCTCTCGGGGACGGACCGGCTGGTGCTGGCGCCGACCGCGACCGCGCCCGCCCGGGTGCTGATGTCGGGCGCAGGCCTCGCGGCACCGTCCGTGGACCGCCGGGGCTGGATCTGGACCGCGACGGGCGGCAGCGTGCTCGCCGTGACGCCGGCCGGCTCGCAGGTGACGCTGACGGCGCCCTGGTTGGTCGGGCGATCCGTCAAGGCGCTCGCGGTCGCGCGCGACGGCACCCGGGTCGCCGTGGTGTCGGACGGTCCCGACGGGGTCGCGATCGACGTCGCGGGCGTCGTCCGCGACGCGTCCGGGGCGCCGCAGCAGCTGAGCACCCCCGTCCGGGCGGGAGCCTCCGTCGCCGATGCCCGCCAGGTGGTCTGGGCGGATGCGGTGACGCTCGGGGTGCTCGGCGGCGGCGGCGGCCCGTCCACGCTCCGCCTCGTGCCGGTCGGCGGCCAGTCGGAGCCCTTGCCGGACGTGGCAGATGCCGCGTCGATCGCCTCGGGGGTGGGGGAGCGCAGCATGCTCGTCGCCACGCACGCGGGCGAGCTGCTCCGGTACGACGGGCGCACCTGGGTCCCGGTGCAGGGCGCCACAGGAGTGCACGACCCGGCGTACCCGGGCTGA
- the mtrB gene encoding MtrAB system histidine kinase MtrB, with amino-acid sequence MTSVWRLVRARWGRRLRSALRWWRGSLQVRVLTSTLTIGLVALALVFAYVGQRTADGLFRARLQQVLEESARSTQQAQNTFDSATATTGAEVQQLLSDVTSAQHNAGSGGREVFLLRAPGQAVSVQAGATATNAAYVDLISADLKTATSSGGQHWQSVALRAGGRLEPAVVVGQQVTVPVVGTYQLFFLYPLQAEQDRLDFLLRTLALGAGALVLLLGSTTWLVTRQTVLPVRRAAQVAERLANGQLTERMSVQGEDEMATLAQSFNEMAESLQDQIRRLEELSTLQRRFVSDVSHELRTPLTTVRMAGEVIHAARHDFEPSVKRSAELLSTQLDRFEDLLADLLEISRFDAGAAVLDAESRDVRDVVVRTVDASVPLAERKGSWISVVLPEQRVVADIDPRRVERILRNLVVNAIEHADGTPVEVTVAADQHAVAVTVRDKGVGMTAGEAQHVFDRFWRADPARARTTGGTGLGLAISLEDARLHGGWLEAWGRPGRGASFRLTLPRRAGIRLQSSPLSLVPDETQEQAAPVAATRPRSDPAALPDWSDADQPVQEVR; translated from the coding sequence ATGACGAGCGTCTGGCGGCTGGTCCGCGCCCGGTGGGGCCGTCGGCTCCGGTCGGCGCTGCGCTGGTGGCGCGGCTCGCTGCAGGTCCGCGTGCTGACGTCCACGCTCACGATCGGCCTGGTGGCGCTCGCCCTCGTGTTCGCGTACGTCGGCCAGCGCACGGCGGACGGGCTGTTCCGCGCCCGGCTGCAGCAGGTGCTGGAGGAGAGCGCCCGCAGCACGCAGCAGGCCCAGAACACGTTCGACTCCGCGACGGCGACCACGGGCGCCGAGGTGCAGCAGCTGCTCTCCGACGTGACGAGCGCGCAGCACAACGCGGGCTCCGGCGGCCGCGAGGTGTTCCTGCTGCGCGCGCCCGGCCAGGCGGTGTCGGTCCAGGCGGGTGCGACCGCCACCAACGCGGCGTACGTCGACCTGATCAGCGCCGACCTGAAGACCGCCACGTCGTCGGGTGGCCAGCACTGGCAGTCCGTCGCCCTGCGGGCGGGGGGCCGGCTCGAGCCGGCTGTCGTCGTCGGCCAGCAGGTCACCGTGCCCGTGGTCGGCACCTACCAGCTGTTCTTCCTCTACCCGCTGCAGGCGGAGCAGGACCGGCTCGACTTCCTGCTGCGCACGCTCGCGCTCGGTGCCGGGGCCCTCGTGCTGCTGCTCGGCTCCACCACCTGGCTGGTCACCCGCCAGACCGTGCTGCCCGTGCGCCGGGCCGCGCAGGTGGCCGAGCGGCTGGCCAACGGGCAGCTCACCGAGCGGATGAGCGTCCAGGGCGAGGACGAGATGGCGACGCTCGCCCAGTCGTTCAACGAGATGGCGGAGAGCCTGCAGGACCAGATCCGCAGGCTCGAGGAGCTCTCCACGCTGCAGCGCCGGTTCGTGTCCGACGTCTCCCACGAGCTGCGCACCCCGCTGACGACCGTCCGGATGGCGGGTGAGGTCATCCACGCCGCGCGGCACGACTTCGAGCCGTCCGTGAAGCGCTCGGCTGAGCTGCTGTCCACCCAGCTCGACCGTTTCGAGGACCTGCTGGCCGACCTCCTCGAGATCAGCCGGTTCGACGCGGGTGCCGCGGTGCTCGACGCCGAGAGCCGCGACGTCCGCGACGTGGTGGTGCGCACGGTCGACGCCTCGGTGCCGCTCGCAGAGCGCAAGGGCTCGTGGATCTCCGTGGTGCTGCCGGAGCAGCGCGTCGTGGCGGACATCGACCCGCGCCGGGTGGAACGCATCCTGCGCAACCTGGTCGTCAACGCGATCGAGCACGCGGACGGCACGCCCGTGGAGGTGACGGTCGCCGCCGACCAGCACGCCGTCGCCGTCACGGTGCGCGACAAGGGCGTCGGGATGACCGCAGGGGAGGCACAGCACGTGTTCGACCGGTTCTGGCGCGCGGACCCCGCCAGGGCGCGGACGACCGGTGGCACGGGCCTGGGGCTGGCCATCTCGCTGGAGGACGCACGGCTGCACGGTGGCTGGCTCGAGGCGTGGGGACGCCCCGGGCGCGGAGCGTCGTTCCGGCTCACCCTGCCGCGGCGGGCGGGCATCCGGCTCCAGTCGTCGCCGCTCTCGCTGGTGCCGGACGAGACGCAGGAGCAGGCCGCGCCGGTGGCCGCGACGAGGCCGCGCTCGGATCCGGCGGCCCTGCCGGACTGGTCCGACGCCGACCAGCCGGTCCAGGAGGTCCGATGA
- the mtrA gene encoding MtrAB system response regulator MtrA: MKGRVLVVDDDTALAEMIGIVLRSEGFEPAFCEDGDEALGIFRATQPDLVLLDLMLPGRDGYEVCRQIRAESGVPIVMLTAKSDTVDVVLGLEAGADDYISKPFKPKELVARVRARLRRSDEPAPEHLTIGDLTIDVPGHRVARDGTPISLTPLEFDLLVALARKPWQVFTREVLLEKVWGYHHAADTRLVNVHVQRLRSKIEHDPERPDIVVTVRGVGYKAGAGSS, translated from the coding sequence ATGAAGGGACGCGTCCTGGTGGTCGACGACGACACCGCCCTCGCGGAGATGATCGGCATCGTGCTGCGGTCCGAGGGCTTCGAGCCCGCGTTCTGCGAGGACGGCGACGAGGCGCTCGGCATCTTCCGTGCGACGCAGCCGGACCTGGTGCTGCTCGACCTGATGCTCCCCGGCCGTGACGGCTACGAGGTGTGCCGCCAGATCCGTGCGGAGTCGGGCGTGCCGATCGTCATGCTCACCGCCAAGAGCGACACCGTGGACGTGGTGCTCGGCCTCGAGGCAGGGGCCGACGACTACATCTCCAAGCCGTTCAAGCCCAAGGAGCTGGTCGCCCGGGTGCGCGCGCGGCTGCGCCGCAGCGACGAGCCAGCCCCCGAGCACCTGACGATCGGCGACCTGACGATCGACGTCCCCGGGCACCGGGTCGCGCGCGACGGCACGCCGATCTCGCTCACGCCGCTCGAGTTCGACCTCCTCGTCGCCCTGGCGCGCAAGCCGTGGCAGGTGTTCACCCGCGAGGTCCTGCTGGAGAAGGTGTGGGGCTACCACCATGCGGCGGACACGCGGCTGGTCAACGTCCACGTGCAGCGGCTGCGGTCGAAGATCGAGCACGACCCGGAGCGCCCGGACATCGTCGTGACCGTGCGGGGCGTCGGCTACAAGGCGGGGGCTGGCTCGTCGTGA
- a CDS encoding glycerophosphoryl diester phosphodiesterase membrane domain-containing protein: MSEPQDPSRPSGWAAPGASAGKPADDRPDSWVPADPPPGHAPQPPGYGQQPPAYGQQPPAYGQHPPAYGQQPPAYGQQPPAYGQQPPAYGQQPPAYGQQPPAYGQQPPAYGQAGWGPTPYGPPGAGAWRPPALQPGIIPLRPLSLGELLDGGVRAIRANPAVMFGLAAVVVTVGVVLSAIVTAYVGGLLAGPLDSFSRQLSGLPDASTTDLGAISSQLGTAFATFAALPVTALATTILDGLLVVSVSRSVLGRRATVGEVARSWRVWWVIGFTLLMSLAVLVVGGVLAAVMVWAGRSQQWGWLAFGALVGGLAFAVAAVWVNTRTLLVTPALMLEGKPFWRTIARAWRLTRGSFWRLFGIALLVAVLVSVLTQIISVPFTLVAEGVTGGVTSFWAVVIISVGKVITLTAATTYQAAVIALLYIDVRMRREALDVELARAASTDSPA, encoded by the coding sequence ATGAGCGAACCGCAGGACCCGTCCCGGCCGAGCGGCTGGGCGGCGCCCGGTGCGTCCGCCGGGAAGCCGGCCGACGACCGGCCGGACAGCTGGGTCCCGGCGGATCCTCCGCCCGGCCACGCGCCGCAGCCACCCGGGTACGGGCAGCAGCCGCCCGCCTACGGCCAGCAGCCACCGGCGTACGGCCAGCACCCACCGGCGTACGGCCAGCAGCCGCCCGCCTACGGCCAGCAGCCACCGGCGTACGGGCAGCAGCCACCGGCGTACGGGCAGCAGCCACCGGCGTACGGGCAGCAGCCACCGGCGTACGGGCAGCAGCCACCGGCGTACGGGCAGGCCGGTTGGGGACCGACCCCGTACGGCCCTCCGGGCGCCGGCGCCTGGCGTCCCCCCGCGCTGCAGCCCGGGATCATCCCGCTGCGGCCGCTCAGCCTCGGAGAGCTGCTCGACGGCGGGGTCCGGGCGATCCGTGCCAACCCCGCGGTCATGTTCGGCCTCGCCGCCGTGGTGGTCACGGTCGGCGTGGTGCTCTCGGCGATCGTCACCGCGTACGTCGGCGGCCTCCTGGCCGGTCCGCTCGACTCCTTCTCGCGTCAGCTCTCGGGCCTCCCCGACGCGAGCACCACCGACCTCGGTGCGATCTCGAGCCAGCTCGGCACCGCGTTCGCGACGTTCGCCGCCCTTCCCGTCACCGCGCTGGCCACGACGATCCTCGACGGCCTCCTCGTGGTGTCGGTCAGCCGCTCGGTGCTCGGGCGGCGTGCGACCGTCGGCGAGGTCGCGCGGTCGTGGCGGGTGTGGTGGGTGATCGGGTTCACCCTGCTGATGTCCCTGGCCGTGCTCGTCGTCGGCGGCGTGCTGGCAGCGGTGATGGTGTGGGCCGGTCGGAGCCAGCAGTGGGGGTGGCTCGCGTTCGGGGCCCTGGTGGGCGGTCTGGCGTTCGCGGTCGCCGCCGTGTGGGTGAACACCCGCACGCTGCTGGTGACGCCGGCGCTGATGCTCGAGGGCAAGCCGTTCTGGCGCACCATCGCGCGGGCGTGGCGGCTGACCCGGGGCAGCTTCTGGCGGCTGTTCGGGATCGCCCTGCTGGTCGCGGTGCTCGTCTCCGTCCTGACCCAGATCATCTCGGTGCCGTTCACCCTGGTCGCCGAGGGCGTGACCGGCGGGGTGACGTCGTTCTGGGCGGTCGTGATCATCTCGGTCGGCAAGGTGATCACGCTGACCGCGGCGACCACGTACCAGGCAGCAGTCATCGCGCTGCTGTACATCGACGTGCGGATGCGGCGCGAGGCGCTGGACGTCGAGCTGGCACGCGCGGCCTCGACCGACTCCCCGGCGTGA